Proteins encoded in a region of the Psychromicrobium lacuslunae genome:
- a CDS encoding branched-chain amino acid ABC transporter permease, with protein MKNFFSNLSDKWNSLPRPQQWAFLAIIVVLAFLLPVINPPFITTEPGTNFAITCAQMAVYALVAVGLNIVVGYAGLLDLGYVAFFAVGSYVAAMLTSPDSPFLKIPFLWTVPVAMAVTMFFGVILGVPTLRLRGDYLAIVTLGFGEIIRVLATIIPAMRGQVGFQDVGRPPGVAEDGSPLFANSNGLPWYWLTLVVIIIVLLLVGNLERSRVGRSWIAIREDEDAAEIMGVPVFKYKVWAFALGAAVGGLAGALFAGQIGFVNNQKFDVATSVLFLAAVVLGGAGNKVGAIIGGAVVAYIPLRFTEIAPYKYLIFGLALVLLMIFRTHGLLAARQRLLAYGRAAYARLRKKPVDGPVPTELGGTENKGATA; from the coding sequence GTGAAAAATTTCTTTAGTAACTTGAGCGACAAATGGAACAGCCTGCCTCGTCCGCAACAGTGGGCTTTCCTGGCCATTATTGTGGTGCTGGCCTTCCTGCTTCCGGTGATCAACCCGCCGTTTATCACCACCGAACCTGGCACTAACTTCGCCATTACCTGTGCGCAAATGGCGGTCTACGCCTTGGTCGCAGTGGGCTTGAACATCGTGGTCGGCTACGCTGGTCTGCTCGATCTGGGCTACGTTGCCTTCTTCGCAGTCGGCTCCTATGTGGCAGCCATGCTGACTAGCCCGGATTCGCCGTTCCTGAAGATCCCCTTCCTGTGGACGGTTCCGGTGGCGATGGCGGTGACGATGTTCTTCGGCGTCATTCTCGGCGTCCCGACGCTGCGCTTACGCGGAGACTATCTGGCCATCGTGACCCTGGGTTTCGGCGAGATCATCCGGGTGCTGGCCACGATCATCCCCGCGATGCGGGGTCAGGTTGGCTTCCAAGACGTGGGCCGTCCGCCCGGTGTGGCTGAGGACGGATCACCGCTTTTTGCCAACTCCAATGGTCTGCCCTGGTACTGGCTGACCCTGGTGGTGATCATCATCGTGCTGCTGCTGGTGGGTAACCTGGAGCGCAGTCGAGTCGGACGGTCCTGGATCGCGATTCGCGAGGACGAGGACGCAGCCGAAATCATGGGCGTTCCGGTCTTCAAATACAAGGTCTGGGCCTTCGCGCTCGGTGCCGCAGTGGGTGGCCTGGCCGGGGCATTGTTTGCCGGCCAGATCGGCTTCGTGAACAATCAAAAGTTCGACGTCGCTACCTCCGTTTTGTTCCTCGCAGCCGTGGTATTGGGCGGAGCGGGTAATAAGGTCGGCGCCATCATCGGTGGCGCAGTGGTGGCTTATATTCCACTGCGTTTCACCGAGATCGCTCCGTACAAATACCTGATCTTCGGCCTGGCACTGGTTCTGCTGATGATTTTCCGCACCCACGGCTTGTTAGCCGCTCGTCAACGGCTACTAGCTTACGGTCGAGCGGCCTACGCTCGGCTGCGCAAGAAGCCGGTCGACGGACCGGTGCCAACTGAACTCGGCGGAACTGAGAATAAGGGGGCAACGGCATGA
- a CDS encoding ABC transporter ATP-binding protein translates to MSTDSVDEAALAEQGVDLEVAEKAAPDRDYKVQVGDPLIQVQNLTVKFGGLTALDNVSFDIKRGEILGLIGPNGAGKTTCFNAMTGVYKPSSGKVLLEGGSIGGMRRHKITQIGLARTFQNIRLFREMTALENVVVGLDARHRTSVLGALVRSPRHIREEKSSIERGIALLEFVGIADHGETLAKNLPYGYQRRLEIARALATDPKVLCLDEPAAGFNPAEKEELMALIRTIRDDGYTVLLIEHDMKLVMGVTDRIVVLEFGKKIADGLPHEIREDPAVIAAYLGVPEDDIA, encoded by the coding sequence ATGAGCACCGACTCTGTTGATGAGGCAGCTCTGGCTGAGCAGGGTGTTGATTTGGAAGTTGCTGAAAAGGCTGCGCCGGATCGGGACTACAAAGTTCAGGTTGGCGATCCGTTGATTCAGGTCCAGAACCTGACCGTGAAGTTCGGCGGCTTGACCGCACTCGATAATGTCTCTTTCGATATTAAGCGAGGCGAGATTCTCGGCCTGATTGGCCCCAACGGTGCCGGTAAGACCACCTGCTTCAACGCGATGACCGGGGTCTATAAACCCAGCAGTGGCAAGGTGCTGCTGGAGGGTGGCTCAATTGGCGGCATGCGTCGTCACAAGATCACCCAGATCGGCCTGGCTAGAACCTTCCAAAACATTCGGCTGTTCCGCGAGATGACGGCACTGGAGAATGTTGTGGTGGGGCTGGATGCGCGGCATCGCACCAGCGTGCTGGGAGCGTTGGTTCGTTCACCACGGCATATCCGGGAAGAGAAGTCTTCGATTGAACGCGGCATTGCGCTGCTGGAGTTCGTGGGCATTGCTGATCACGGTGAGACGCTGGCGAAGAACCTACCTTACGGTTATCAGCGTCGGCTGGAAATTGCCCGAGCGTTGGCCACCGACCCTAAGGTGCTCTGCCTCGACGAACCAGCTGCGGGATTCAACCCTGCAGAAAAAGAGGAACTAATGGCCCTGATTCGCACCATTCGCGATGACGGCTACACGGTGCTGCTGATTGAGCACGATATGAAACTGGTGATGGGGGTGACCGACCGGATCGTGGTGCTGGAGTTCGGTAAGAAGATTGCCGATGGCTTGCCGCACGAGATCCGGGAAGATCCCGCAGTTATTGCTGCCTACTTGGGGGTGCCTGAAGATGACATTGCTTGA
- a CDS encoding ABC transporter ATP-binding protein, with product MLELKNVNVFYGRIQAIRDMSFSVEEGEIVSLIGANGAGKTTTMRTISGLLNPGSGSITFQGEEITKVKAHSRVIRGISQAPEGRGIFPGMTVMENLDMGAFGRSDKSGLAADLERVFDLFPRLKERQKQFGGTMSGGEQQMLAIGRALMSSPKLLLLDEPSMGLAPQFIRQIFNIITEINKQGTTILLVEQNANQALARAHRAFVLETGEITQSGTGKELLANPAIKEAYLGVA from the coding sequence TTGCTTGAGCTCAAAAACGTCAATGTATTCTACGGTCGCATTCAAGCGATCAGGGATATGTCCTTCAGCGTGGAGGAAGGCGAAATAGTTTCGCTGATCGGCGCGAACGGCGCCGGCAAAACCACCACAATGAGGACCATCTCCGGTCTACTGAATCCTGGCTCCGGCTCGATCACCTTCCAGGGCGAGGAGATCACCAAGGTCAAAGCCCACAGTAGGGTGATTCGCGGAATTTCGCAGGCTCCCGAAGGGCGTGGCATCTTCCCCGGTATGACGGTGATGGAGAATCTCGATATGGGTGCCTTCGGCCGCTCGGATAAGAGCGGTCTGGCCGCCGATCTGGAGCGAGTCTTCGACCTGTTTCCGCGACTCAAAGAGCGGCAGAAGCAGTTTGGCGGCACTATGTCAGGTGGTGAGCAGCAGATGCTGGCGATTGGCAGAGCGCTAATGTCCAGCCCAAAGCTGCTGCTGCTTGACGAGCCGTCAATGGGGCTTGCTCCGCAGTTTATTCGGCAGATCTTCAACATCATCACGGAGATCAATAAGCAGGGCACCACGATCTTGCTGGTTGAGCAAAATGCCAACCAGGCTTTGGCGAGAGCGCACCGGGCTTTCGTCTTAGAGACCGGTGAGATCACCCAGAGCGGCACTGGTAAAGAGCTGCTCGCGAACCCAGCGATTAAGGAAGCGTACCTGGGCGTCGCCTAG
- a CDS encoding Gfo/Idh/MocA family protein encodes MNADDAATPTYIARPDWYDDGTPDPLAATGPALRWGIVSTGSIANTVTSDIALLDDAVIQAASSRSQRSAEDFAAKFGATNSYFDERGLTGYQQMFDDPQVDVVYVATPHGQHYEVAKAALEAGKHVLCEKALTINAREAEELIELAGSKGLFLMEAMWARFTPGVQRALELVGSGVFGEIHWVRADVGFPAPQDPNSRIWAPEAGGGALLDLTVYPLLWAWAVFGAPDAVQASGTLTDFGVDAQNAITLDYRGGGQAQLMSSLLSQGPRQADLGGTDGVLSTVGSIHNPEGLAVRYGWNGSGWEQERIETFSPVGRGYTYQLREVTRCIQQGLQQSPTMPWADSLAIMRLFDGVRAQLGVSYPNDRR; translated from the coding sequence ATGAACGCAGACGACGCGGCTACTCCAACCTACATTGCCCGCCCCGACTGGTACGATGACGGTACCCCTGATCCGCTGGCGGCTACCGGTCCTGCATTACGCTGGGGCATCGTTTCCACCGGTTCCATTGCCAACACGGTAACCAGTGATATCGCTTTACTCGATGATGCTGTTATCCAGGCTGCCTCCTCGCGCAGCCAGCGAAGCGCTGAGGACTTCGCAGCGAAATTCGGTGCGACGAACAGCTACTTCGACGAGCGGGGCCTCACCGGTTACCAGCAGATGTTCGACGACCCGCAGGTGGATGTAGTCTACGTCGCTACCCCGCACGGCCAGCACTACGAGGTAGCCAAGGCCGCACTGGAAGCGGGTAAGCACGTGCTGTGCGAGAAGGCTCTAACCATCAATGCCCGCGAGGCCGAGGAATTAATCGAATTGGCCGGGTCCAAGGGTTTGTTCCTGATGGAGGCAATGTGGGCTCGCTTTACCCCAGGCGTGCAGCGCGCACTGGAATTGGTCGGTAGCGGGGTGTTCGGCGAGATTCACTGGGTCCGCGCCGACGTTGGCTTCCCGGCCCCGCAAGATCCGAACTCGCGGATCTGGGCTCCGGAGGCTGGCGGCGGTGCACTACTGGACCTGACCGTCTACCCTTTACTTTGGGCTTGGGCGGTTTTTGGCGCTCCAGATGCGGTGCAAGCCAGCGGTACCTTGACCGATTTCGGCGTTGACGCACAGAACGCAATCACCCTTGACTACCGAGGCGGCGGTCAGGCTCAGCTGATGAGCTCCTTGCTCTCGCAGGGACCTAGGCAAGCTGACCTTGGTGGCACCGACGGTGTCTTGAGCACTGTTGGCTCAATTCATAATCCAGAGGGACTGGCCGTCCGCTACGGCTGGAATGGCTCTGGCTGGGAGCAGGAACGGATTGAGACTTTTAGTCCGGTCGGCCGCGGTTATACCTATCAGCTGCGTGAGGTGACCCGCTGCATTCAGCAGGGTTTGCAACAAAGCCCGACCATGCCCTGGGCAGACTCACTCGCAATTATGCGGCTCTTCGACGGCGTGCGGGCCCAGCTCGGCGTGAGCTACCCCAACGATCGTCGCTAA